A genomic stretch from Longibacter salinarum includes:
- the ftsA gene encoding cell division protein FtsA, giving the protein MNENIVVGVDIGTTKVCAVVAAEDELDRVNILGVGVAPSDGLNRGVVVNIDRTVNAVRSAIEEAERAAGVEVRSVIVGIAGDHVQSFQSRGVVTIRSGEITQNDVQRLLEDTMHVAMPADREILHVIPQEFIVDGQDGVADPVGMSGVRLEANVHIITGLVSAAKNIYRCIEKSGFEVADIVLEPLASSFSCLHDDEKEVGVALIDIGGGTTDIAVFEDNTIRHTAVIAVAGNKVTDDIRKGLGVMRDQAEQLKRQFGTALVDFADETEQIEIPGIGGRPEKTIGRDTLAQVIQPRLEEILEIAAIEIKRSGYARHLGVGCVLTGGGALIPGTADLAAEVLGMEARIGRPMGLSGGLVEEVSDPKYSTGVGLVLYGMRPEVIGGSTLSEDIDQHRNGERVSGETLVNRIATRMKSWFDEL; this is encoded by the coding sequence ATGAACGAAAACATTGTCGTAGGAGTCGATATCGGCACGACCAAAGTCTGTGCTGTGGTCGCTGCCGAGGACGAACTCGACCGCGTGAACATCCTGGGCGTCGGCGTGGCTCCGTCCGATGGGCTCAACCGCGGTGTGGTCGTCAACATCGACCGCACGGTCAATGCTGTCCGTTCCGCCATCGAAGAAGCGGAGCGTGCAGCGGGTGTGGAAGTGCGAAGCGTCATTGTCGGCATCGCCGGCGATCACGTGCAGAGCTTTCAGAGCCGGGGCGTCGTCACGATCCGGTCGGGGGAGATCACGCAGAACGATGTGCAGCGGCTGCTCGAGGATACGATGCACGTGGCCATGCCCGCCGACCGTGAGATCTTGCACGTGATCCCGCAGGAGTTCATCGTGGATGGGCAGGACGGCGTGGCCGATCCGGTGGGAATGAGCGGCGTCCGGCTCGAAGCGAACGTCCACATTATCACGGGCCTTGTGTCCGCGGCGAAAAATATCTATCGCTGCATTGAGAAGTCGGGTTTCGAAGTCGCCGACATCGTGCTGGAGCCGCTCGCCTCATCCTTTTCGTGCCTGCATGACGACGAGAAAGAAGTCGGCGTGGCGCTCATCGATATCGGCGGTGGAACGACAGACATCGCCGTGTTTGAGGACAACACCATCCGCCACACGGCTGTCATCGCGGTGGCTGGCAACAAGGTCACCGACGACATCCGCAAGGGTCTTGGTGTGATGCGCGACCAGGCCGAGCAGCTCAAGCGGCAGTTTGGCACCGCGCTCGTCGACTTTGCGGACGAGACGGAGCAGATCGAGATTCCTGGCATCGGCGGTCGCCCCGAGAAGACGATCGGGCGAGATACATTGGCCCAGGTGATTCAGCCCCGGCTCGAAGAGATTCTGGAGATCGCCGCGATCGAGATCAAGCGGTCCGGGTACGCGCGCCATCTCGGAGTTGGGTGTGTGCTCACCGGCGGCGGCGCTCTGATTCCGGGTACAGCCGACCTCGCCGCCGAAGTGCTGGGGATGGAAGCCCGTATCGGCCGCCCGATGGGACTTTCCGGGGGACTCGTCGAGGAAGTTTCCGATCCGAAATATTCCACCGGCGTGGGGCTTGTGCTTTATGGCATGCGACCGGAAGTTATCGGCGGATCCACGCTCAGCGAAGACATCGACCAGCACCGAAACGGCGAACGCGTGTCGGGTGAGACGCTGGTCAATCGTATAGCCACACGAATGAAGTCGTGGTTTGACGAGCTGTAA
- the ftsZ gene encoding cell division protein FtsZ: protein MENEFSSRFSFDDAANEEAKICVVGVGGGGGNAINNMVDQGIHGSVEFVAINTDAQALAENQAPQKIQAGRTLTKGLGAGARPSVGAEAIEENSNELEQALDGYDMVFITAGMGGGTGTGGAPVVASIARKMGILTVAIVTRPFDCEGARRQKTAEEGIELLRKNVDTLIVIPNERLLDIADENTSLIEAFEKADEVLYNATRGISDLITVHGLINLDFADVKTTMKNGGEALMGSAEAKGDNRAEKAAIQAISSPLLDGLSIAGARNVLVNITSGSSLGIREATTATSVIQREAGENVEVIFGTVIDDDMDDLLRVTVIATGFDKADEETDGEEPGMRRTVPLDGNGPNYRYKGEDNLRHLDTPAYERRSTPLRGRKQKQDQDAGDEDETSSDGAARNARSDESGQAQASNNGPSQSNIKRLRADDLNQDRPNRDQHRSRSSDDDTPAFLRKMMD from the coding sequence ATGGAAAACGAATTTAGCTCGCGGTTTTCGTTTGACGATGCCGCCAATGAGGAAGCCAAAATCTGCGTCGTCGGCGTTGGCGGAGGGGGAGGCAATGCGATCAACAACATGGTTGATCAGGGTATTCACGGTAGCGTAGAGTTCGTTGCCATCAATACCGACGCGCAAGCCCTTGCGGAGAACCAAGCTCCGCAGAAGATCCAGGCCGGACGGACGCTCACGAAAGGACTCGGCGCGGGCGCTCGCCCGAGCGTCGGTGCCGAAGCCATTGAGGAGAACTCCAACGAACTGGAGCAGGCTCTCGACGGCTACGACATGGTCTTTATCACCGCCGGAATGGGTGGAGGGACGGGAACGGGCGGTGCGCCGGTCGTCGCGTCGATTGCCCGCAAGATGGGCATTCTGACCGTCGCGATTGTCACGCGTCCCTTCGACTGTGAGGGCGCACGTCGCCAGAAGACGGCTGAAGAAGGAATTGAACTGCTTCGCAAGAATGTCGATACGCTGATCGTCATTCCAAACGAGCGGCTGCTCGATATCGCCGACGAAAATACAAGCCTCATCGAGGCGTTCGAAAAAGCCGACGAGGTCCTTTACAACGCGACCCGCGGCATCAGTGACCTGATTACCGTGCACGGCCTGATCAACCTTGACTTCGCCGACGTGAAGACGACCATGAAGAACGGCGGCGAAGCGCTCATGGGCTCGGCCGAGGCCAAAGGCGATAACCGCGCAGAAAAAGCCGCGATTCAGGCGATCTCGAGCCCGCTCCTCGACGGCCTGTCGATTGCCGGAGCGCGCAACGTGCTCGTTAACATCACGAGTGGATCGTCGCTCGGTATTCGCGAGGCCACGACGGCCACCAGCGTCATCCAGCGTGAGGCCGGAGAAAACGTCGAAGTGATCTTCGGTACGGTCATCGACGATGACATGGACGATCTGCTTCGTGTCACTGTGATCGCGACCGGCTTCGACAAGGCGGACGAAGAGACAGACGGCGAAGAGCCGGGCATGCGCCGGACCGTTCCACTCGACGGCAACGGCCCGAATTACCGCTACAAGGGCGAGGACAACCTTCGCCACCTCGACACACCAGCCTACGAGCGGCGCAGTACACCCCTTCGGGGCCGAAAGCAAAAGCAAGATCAGGACGCAGGTGACGAAGACGAGACGTCATCCGATGGTGCGGCAAGAAACGCGCGTTCCGATGAGTCAGGACAGGCTCAGGCCAGCAACAACGGTCCGTCTCAGTCGAACATCAAGCGCCTCCGTGCAGACGACCTGAACCAGGATCGTCCGAACCGGGATCAGCATCGGTCCCGCTCTTCGGATGATGATACGCCTGCATTCCTGCGTAAAATGATGGACTAA
- the murD gene encoding UDP-N-acetylmuramoyl-L-alanine--D-glutamate ligase yields MTPDSLSDRSVTVVGGARSGRAVARLLAQAGASVFVTEHGPPRKGIEETLDGLGVAYEFGGHTSRAIDADFVVVSPGVPTEANILRQCRRAGLPIYSEIEVASWFCRAPIIAITGTNGKTTTTSLTGHVIRCALDESDDRNTIVAGNIGYPFSDYVRDAREQDVVVLEVSSFQLDHVDAFRPRVSVLLNITPDHLDRYDDDFNAYAQSKFRIFGRQEAGDAVVYNADDELVCDYVRSRAAEPGAFTAYGISIDGPVERGAFVSDGTIVIRSDNDEETLMPASDLALRGPHNLYNSLAAAMSAHIMGAGDAQIREGLSTFEGVPHRLENVATVDDVLYVNDSKATNVNAVWYALESFDQPIVLIAGGRDKGNDYEALKPLIRERVRGVVALGESASKVMEELGSAAGCASRASTMEDALQKARSMAQPGDVVLLSPACSSFDMYENYEERGDTFRRLVRNL; encoded by the coding sequence ATGACTCCCGACTCCCTTTCTGACCGATCCGTGACCGTCGTTGGCGGTGCGCGCAGCGGCCGAGCCGTGGCGCGTCTGCTGGCACAGGCGGGAGCGTCGGTGTTCGTAACGGAGCACGGGCCGCCGCGCAAGGGCATCGAGGAGACGCTCGATGGGCTGGGGGTGGCGTACGAGTTCGGCGGCCACACCTCGCGGGCGATTGACGCAGACTTTGTTGTCGTGAGCCCGGGCGTGCCCACGGAAGCCAACATTCTGCGCCAGTGCCGACGCGCAGGGCTGCCCATCTACTCCGAAATCGAGGTCGCGTCCTGGTTCTGCCGGGCGCCGATCATAGCGATTACGGGCACGAACGGGAAGACGACTACGACGAGCCTCACCGGCCACGTCATCCGCTGCGCACTCGATGAGTCGGACGATAGAAATACGATTGTTGCCGGCAACATCGGTTACCCGTTCTCCGACTACGTTCGCGATGCGCGAGAGCAGGACGTTGTCGTGCTTGAGGTGTCCAGCTTCCAGCTCGACCATGTCGACGCCTTTCGACCGCGCGTGAGCGTCCTTCTGAACATCACGCCGGATCACCTCGACCGCTACGACGACGATTTCAATGCGTATGCCCAGAGCAAATTCCGGATCTTCGGGCGACAGGAGGCGGGAGATGCCGTGGTTTACAATGCCGACGATGAGCTGGTGTGCGATTACGTTCGAAGCCGTGCGGCGGAGCCCGGCGCGTTCACGGCGTACGGGATCAGCATCGACGGCCCAGTTGAGCGCGGAGCATTTGTGTCCGACGGCACGATCGTGATTCGCTCGGACAACGACGAAGAGACGCTGATGCCGGCTTCGGACCTCGCGCTTCGCGGGCCGCACAACCTGTACAACTCGCTGGCCGCCGCGATGTCCGCCCACATCATGGGGGCTGGCGACGCGCAGATCCGCGAGGGGCTGTCGACCTTCGAAGGCGTGCCGCACCGGCTCGAAAATGTCGCCACCGTAGACGATGTGCTCTACGTCAACGACTCAAAAGCGACAAATGTCAACGCCGTCTGGTATGCACTCGAGAGCTTCGATCAGCCGATTGTTTTGATTGCCGGAGGGCGCGACAAGGGCAACGACTACGAGGCGTTGAAGCCGTTGATCAGGGAGCGGGTGCGCGGTGTCGTGGCCCTGGGAGAAAGTGCTTCGAAAGTAATGGAAGAGCTCGGCTCGGCGGCCGGATGTGCGTCTCGTGCCTCGACCATGGAGGACGCACTTCAGAAAGCGCGAAGCATGGCTCAGCCCGGCGATGTCGTCCTTTTGAGTCCCGCATGTTCATCTTTTGATATGTACGAAAATTATGAAGAGCGTGGCGACACCTTCCGTCGTCTTGTGAGGAATTTGTAA
- the murG gene encoding undecaprenyldiphospho-muramoylpentapeptide beta-N-acetylglucosaminyltransferase, whose translation MPRPPHILIAGGGTGGHVYPAIAIADAIKARRPEARVVFAGTKDRLEATAVPQAGYALHHITVSGFQRDLSVRNLRFPIELAKGLIQSWRLVGAIEPDVAVGTGGYVSGPVLLAAWLRRRPIVIQEQNAYAGVTNRLLSMLASRIHLAFDEARDWVPADRAVVSGNPTRAQLVNTDLAKARDVLDIPDDAHVLLAFGGSLGSEALNSAMEQHIDALLDDPAVHVLWQTGSQYYDALSDRVAEHPRLHLMKYIDRMEVAYAAADLVLCRAGAITCSELMVTGTPSILVPSPNVVADHQTKNARAMERVGAARVLPEPNLTDRLIDTVRELLDDPEARCSMAEAARHEARPEAADRIADDVLALADTHRHR comes from the coding sequence ATGCCTCGCCCTCCTCACATACTGATCGCCGGTGGCGGTACCGGAGGACACGTATACCCGGCCATTGCTATTGCCGATGCTATCAAGGCCCGGCGGCCGGAGGCACGTGTCGTGTTTGCGGGAACGAAGGACCGCCTCGAGGCCACGGCGGTGCCACAGGCGGGGTATGCGCTCCACCACATCACGGTCAGCGGCTTTCAGCGGGATCTTTCTGTTCGGAATCTCCGCTTCCCGATCGAATTGGCGAAAGGGCTGATCCAGAGCTGGCGGCTGGTAGGGGCCATCGAGCCCGACGTGGCGGTTGGCACCGGTGGGTACGTCTCCGGTCCCGTGCTGCTGGCCGCGTGGCTTCGACGGCGACCGATCGTGATCCAGGAGCAGAATGCCTACGCGGGGGTCACGAATCGTCTCTTGTCGATGCTGGCCTCGCGGATCCACCTGGCGTTTGATGAGGCGCGCGACTGGGTACCCGCCGATCGCGCCGTGGTCAGCGGGAATCCCACACGGGCACAGCTCGTGAATACGGACCTGGCGAAGGCGCGTGACGTTCTGGACATCCCAGACGATGCACACGTGCTTCTTGCTTTCGGCGGATCGCTGGGGAGCGAAGCGTTGAACTCGGCAATGGAGCAGCACATCGATGCCCTGCTTGATGATCCCGCCGTCCACGTGCTGTGGCAGACCGGATCGCAGTATTATGACGCACTGAGCGACCGCGTGGCAGAGCATCCGCGCCTTCACCTGATGAAGTACATCGACCGGATGGAGGTTGCGTACGCGGCCGCAGACCTTGTGCTGTGCCGCGCCGGGGCGATCACGTGCAGCGAACTGATGGTGACCGGCACACCGTCGATCCTCGTCCCCTCACCGAACGTGGTCGCAGATCACCAGACGAAGAATGCACGCGCCATGGAACGGGTGGGGGCCGCGCGGGTCCTGCCTGAACCGAACTTGACCGACCGGCTGATCGATACAGTGCGCGAGCTGCTGGATGACCCGGAGGCCCGCTGCAGCATGGCCGAGGCCGCCCGTCACGAGGCGCGCCCCGAGGCCGCCGACCGAATTGCCGACGACGTTCTCGCCCTCGCCGACACCCACCGCCACCGGTAG
- a CDS encoding FtsW/RodA/SpoVE family cell cycle protein yields MNALQTLKDRVSDRSPADKYVIWVVLALSAVGVVAVYSAITFLAETKAGGDTEQFLVRHVIRVVLALGVMGIVSLIDYRTLARYSKIALIFALGLLLVVKVVGFFTEGPDRWLRVAGFGFQPSDLARVALVFYIAVLLAQKQDYVKSFGRAFLPILIWAFGTVLLIGLDDLSTSAVLLAAIMLMGFVARVSTYQIAGLGMMGALLAVGMIMNSPSRAARVESYLGVNIFSSTDAEHVLNPQGEGYQSQQARIAFAMGGLTGVGPGKSIQRDFLPAPYNDFIFAIIAEEYGLLGAIGLLIGFCILLIRGYLRIARDAPDPLGLFLTVGFTTLLVMYGFVHAGVACGLLPVTGLPMPFVSYGGTSMIANGIMVGVILNVSRQVKERTPATERRKTQSFV; encoded by the coding sequence ATGAACGCACTCCAAACACTTAAGGACCGCGTCTCCGATCGCTCCCCCGCGGACAAGTACGTCATCTGGGTCGTTTTGGCCCTGTCAGCCGTAGGTGTGGTGGCTGTGTATAGCGCGATCACGTTCCTTGCGGAAACGAAGGCGGGTGGAGACACGGAGCAGTTCCTTGTTCGGCACGTGATCCGTGTCGTGCTGGCGCTGGGTGTGATGGGTATCGTCAGTCTGATCGACTACCGAACGCTGGCACGGTACAGTAAAATCGCGCTCATCTTCGCGCTCGGCCTTCTTCTTGTGGTCAAGGTCGTCGGCTTCTTTACTGAAGGTCCGGATCGTTGGCTTCGCGTCGCAGGATTCGGGTTCCAGCCGTCAGATCTAGCGCGTGTGGCGCTCGTGTTCTACATCGCGGTCCTTCTCGCGCAGAAGCAGGACTACGTCAAGAGCTTCGGCCGCGCGTTTTTGCCAATTCTGATCTGGGCGTTCGGCACGGTCCTGCTCATCGGTCTGGACGACCTCTCGACCTCGGCCGTCCTCCTCGCGGCGATCATGCTGATGGGCTTCGTCGCACGGGTGAGCACCTACCAGATCGCCGGACTCGGCATGATGGGAGCACTGCTCGCCGTCGGGATGATCATGAACTCACCCAGCCGTGCCGCCCGCGTGGAGAGCTATCTCGGCGTGAACATTTTCTCGTCGACCGATGCCGAGCACGTGCTGAACCCGCAGGGTGAGGGTTACCAGTCGCAACAGGCTAGGATCGCCTTCGCCATGGGCGGACTGACGGGCGTGGGGCCGGGCAAAAGCATCCAGCGCGACTTTCTGCCGGCGCCATACAACGACTTTATCTTCGCTATTATCGCGGAGGAATACGGTCTTCTCGGCGCCATTGGACTGCTGATCGGATTCTGCATTCTGCTCATCCGCGGCTACCTGCGAATCGCTCGCGACGCCCCGGACCCGCTCGGGCTTTTCCTCACCGTCGGATTTACGACGCTCCTCGTCATGTACGGCTTCGTGCATGCGGGGGTCGCCTGCGGTCTGCTGCCCGTGACGGGTCTTCCGATGCCGTTCGTGTCGTACGGAGGAACCTCAATGATTGCAAACGGCATCATGGTTGGTGTCATCTTGAACGTATCTCGCCAGGTGAAGGAACGGACGCCCGCGACGGAGCGCCGAAAAACCCAGTCCTTTGTCTGA
- the murC gene encoding UDP-N-acetylmuramate--L-alanine ligase produces the protein METERRRQPALGRIRRVHMVGIGGIGMSSIAEVLLNRGYRVSGSDLATSEVTKHLEELGAEVYKGHAAEQVGDADVVVYSSAIDPSDNPETLEAESRRISLIPRAEMLGELMRMKFGVGVAGTHGKTTTTSMIGLVTKDGGFDPTVIVGGKVTAFGSNAVTGEGDIIVIEADEYDRTFLRLTPSLAVITNIEEDHLDIYDGLEDIQNAFTQYANSVPFFGAAILCLDDPNVQAIVGRIERRVLTYGTTRQAEVRAVDIRREELQTHFQVEVRGERMGEITLNVPGMHNVQNALAAVAVGVELDVPFDHIRDGLAAYDGVRRRFQKIGEAAGRIVLDDYAHHPTEIEATLDAASQGFPDRRIVAVFQPHLYSRTRDFQEGFARSFFNADVLVVTDVYKAREAPIDGVSGKQIADRAREYGHRSVHYVSDKDNLPDRLTEITADGDVVLMMGAGDIWRYSRDFADQLAEHELTLSNTDQPA, from the coding sequence ATGGAAACCGAACGCAGACGACAACCGGCACTCGGCCGCATCCGCCGTGTCCACATGGTGGGCATCGGTGGCATCGGCATGAGCTCGATTGCCGAGGTGCTGCTGAATCGTGGCTACCGCGTGTCCGGTTCGGATCTGGCGACGAGTGAGGTGACGAAGCACCTCGAAGAGCTTGGGGCCGAAGTGTACAAGGGCCACGCCGCCGAGCAGGTGGGGGACGCCGACGTCGTCGTGTATTCCTCTGCCATCGATCCATCGGATAATCCCGAGACGCTGGAGGCCGAGAGTCGCCGGATCTCGCTCATTCCGCGCGCCGAGATGCTCGGTGAGTTGATGCGGATGAAGTTCGGCGTGGGCGTCGCGGGAACGCATGGGAAGACGACCACGACCTCCATGATCGGCCTCGTCACGAAGGACGGCGGATTCGATCCGACCGTTATTGTCGGCGGGAAGGTGACGGCCTTTGGCTCGAACGCCGTGACGGGTGAGGGAGACATCATCGTGATAGAAGCCGACGAGTATGATCGGACGTTCCTAAGGCTTACGCCATCCCTCGCTGTCATCACGAACATCGAGGAGGATCATCTCGATATCTACGACGGGCTGGAGGACATTCAGAACGCCTTCACCCAGTACGCGAACAGCGTTCCGTTCTTTGGCGCCGCTATCCTTTGTCTTGACGACCCCAACGTACAGGCCATCGTCGGCCGAATCGAACGTCGAGTGCTGACATACGGCACGACTCGGCAGGCCGAGGTTCGTGCTGTCGATATCCGCCGGGAAGAGCTGCAGACGCACTTCCAGGTTGAGGTTCGGGGTGAGCGGATGGGAGAAATTACCCTGAACGTTCCCGGCATGCACAACGTGCAGAACGCCCTCGCGGCCGTGGCTGTCGGGGTGGAGCTTGATGTACCGTTTGACCACATACGGGATGGACTTGCCGCGTACGACGGCGTCCGCCGACGCTTTCAGAAGATCGGCGAGGCCGCCGGTCGGATCGTGCTCGACGACTACGCGCACCACCCTACTGAGATTGAGGCCACCCTCGACGCCGCGAGCCAGGGATTTCCCGATCGCCGGATCGTGGCCGTCTTTCAGCCGCACCTGTACAGCCGGACACGCGACTTTCAGGAGGGCTTCGCCCGGTCGTTCTTTAACGCGGATGTGCTTGTGGTGACCGACGTGTACAAGGCCCGCGAAGCGCCAATCGACGGAGTGAGCGGAAAGCAGATCGCCGACCGCGCCCGCGAGTACGGCCATCGCAGCGTGCACTACGTGTCGGACAAGGATAACCTGCCGGACCGACTCACTGAAATTACTGCCGATGGCGACGTCGTGCTCATGATGGGGGCCGGCGACATCTGGCGCTACAGCCGCGACTTTGCAGATCAACTTGCTGAACACGAACTCACGCTTTCGAATACAGATCAACCTGCGTAA
- the mraY gene encoding phospho-N-acetylmuramoyl-pentapeptide-transferase, with translation MLYYLISYLEQVYQPPGFQVIQFITVRSALAAMTALVIALFAGRSIIGWLSRQQLGEQIRKGDDAGVVSHAHKAGTPTMGGIIILLSILGATLLWGDIGETYVWLAMLATAWMGLVGFADDYIKTVKKQKDGLQPRYKVAGQVGIGLVVGSVLYFHPSFSEFNTLTYVPFLKDRVVDYYFFEAWANGIDLGWMVYLPVVVFIMTAVSNAVNLTDGLDGLTTGVTAFVSLGLVALVYISGNVNLATFLDVMYLPGIGELTVFGAAMVAACFGFLWYNGYPATVFMGDTGALALGAAVGAVTLMVRKELLLPLLGIVYFAEALSVILQTSYFKYTRHRTGTGKRIFRMAPLHHHFEARGTHEAKIVTRFWIVTALTVIAALLTLRIR, from the coding sequence ATGCTCTACTACCTCATCAGTTACCTGGAGCAGGTCTACCAGCCGCCCGGCTTCCAGGTGATTCAGTTTATCACGGTTCGTTCTGCGCTGGCCGCTATGACAGCTCTCGTGATTGCGCTCTTTGCGGGGCGCAGCATCATCGGGTGGTTGTCGAGACAACAGCTCGGTGAGCAGATTCGCAAAGGGGACGATGCCGGCGTGGTGAGTCACGCGCACAAGGCGGGGACGCCGACGATGGGTGGGATCATCATCCTGCTATCGATTCTCGGCGCCACGCTGCTATGGGGCGACATCGGCGAGACCTACGTCTGGCTGGCGATGCTCGCGACGGCCTGGATGGGGTTGGTCGGCTTCGCAGACGACTACATCAAGACGGTAAAGAAACAGAAGGACGGACTGCAGCCGCGATACAAGGTCGCGGGACAGGTCGGCATTGGACTGGTTGTCGGAAGCGTCCTCTACTTTCACCCGTCATTTTCCGAGTTCAACACGCTCACGTACGTCCCTTTTCTGAAGGACCGCGTGGTCGACTACTACTTTTTCGAGGCATGGGCGAATGGAATCGACCTCGGCTGGATGGTGTACCTCCCGGTCGTTGTCTTCATCATGACCGCCGTATCCAACGCGGTCAACCTGACGGACGGGCTAGACGGGCTGACGACCGGCGTCACGGCCTTCGTCTCGCTCGGGCTCGTCGCGCTGGTCTACATTTCCGGAAACGTCAACCTGGCGACGTTTCTCGACGTAATGTACCTGCCGGGCATCGGCGAACTCACGGTTTTCGGCGCGGCGATGGTGGCGGCCTGCTTCGGGTTTCTTTGGTACAACGGCTACCCGGCGACGGTCTTCATGGGCGATACCGGAGCGCTGGCGCTCGGCGCGGCCGTGGGCGCGGTGACGCTCATGGTGCGAAAAGAACTGCTGCTGCCGCTGCTCGGCATCGTGTATTTCGCCGAAGCGCTCTCCGTCATTCTGCAGACGAGCTACTTCAAATACACACGGCATCGCACCGGCACTGGCAAACGCATCTTCCGGATGGCTCCGCTGCACCACCATTTTGAGGCGCGAGGCACCCACGAGGCGAAGATCGTCACCCGATTCTGGATTGTCACTGCCCTTACCGTCATCGCTGCTCTCCTCACCCTGCGCATCCGATAA
- a CDS encoding DUF58 domain-containing protein produces the protein MIPQELFKKIRRLEIRTKGVVNNVFGGEYHSAFKGRGIEFAEVRPYQVGDDIRNIDWNVSARMDDAYVKVYEEEREQTVMLMVDISGSGDFGSQGKLKRDVAAEVCAVMAFSAVQNNDKVGLLLFTDKVERFIPPKKGRRHVLRLIRDLYTAEPDSRDTDVGEALRYVTHVVRRRSILIVISDFLDTGYDSRLQPVARRHDTVAVELVDPRETELPDVGLVDLTDAETGETVTVDASSERARHAFKAAADDHRERTASLFRRAGVGHVRIGTGPDFVEPLVEFFRRRNQRA, from the coding sequence GTGATACCCCAAGAGCTATTTAAAAAAATTCGCCGGTTGGAAATCCGGACGAAAGGAGTGGTGAATAACGTCTTCGGCGGCGAGTACCACTCTGCCTTTAAGGGACGCGGGATTGAGTTTGCGGAAGTGCGCCCCTACCAGGTAGGCGATGACATCCGCAACATTGACTGGAACGTGTCGGCCCGTATGGACGACGCCTACGTGAAGGTCTATGAGGAGGAGCGGGAGCAAACCGTCATGCTGATGGTGGACATTTCCGGGTCGGGCGATTTCGGCTCGCAGGGTAAACTTAAGCGTGACGTTGCGGCGGAGGTCTGCGCGGTGATGGCATTCAGCGCGGTTCAGAACAATGACAAAGTGGGGCTTCTTCTTTTCACCGATAAGGTCGAGCGGTTTATTCCCCCGAAAAAGGGGCGTCGCCACGTGCTCCGCCTGATCCGCGACCTGTACACCGCCGAACCGGATTCGCGAGATACCGACGTCGGGGAGGCCCTGCGCTACGTGACGCACGTCGTTCGACGCCGGTCGATTCTCATTGTAATCAGCGACTTCCTCGACACCGGGTACGACTCCCGGCTGCAGCCCGTCGCACGGCGCCACGACACGGTGGCTGTCGAACTCGTCGATCCAAGAGAAACGGAACTGCCGGATGTAGGTCTGGTTGATCTGACGGACGCTGAGACGGGGGAGACGGTGACCGTGGATGCGAGCAGCGAAAGGGCGCGCCATGCGTTCAAGGCCGCAGCAGACGATCATCGCGAGCGCACCGCTTCTCTGTTTCGCCGCGCCGGTGTTGGCCATGTTCGCATTGGCACCGGTCCAGACTTCGTTGAACCGCTGGTAGAGTTTTTCCGTCGCCGAAATCAGCGTGCGTAG
- a CDS encoding cell division protein FtsQ/DivIB, whose product MDLDTARKIAKLALRLGTIVLVGGGVFVLGLIGWQWQANVPVSVVQVKGARHVHPDTLRMLARVDTGIVMDDLDIGLIADRVQRHPWVQHVDVRQRRSARTLVLGVTERTPAALVIQDNRPAFYLDPAGYAMPLVDSTSFDVPLVRGMAADYHPLNSVAGDGLANFLQTLDGHAAASIITEIDVFANDRIRVYTRPTENHPSVVADLGREQFGVRLKRLVAFHAQVLQAGPDPPVGYVDLRYDNQIVTREATADRRSVAS is encoded by the coding sequence ATGGACCTCGATACCGCTCGCAAAATTGCCAAACTGGCGCTCCGCCTCGGCACCATCGTGCTGGTTGGAGGCGGTGTGTTTGTGCTCGGCCTGATCGGCTGGCAATGGCAGGCGAATGTGCCGGTGTCGGTGGTCCAGGTGAAAGGAGCGCGCCATGTGCACCCGGACACGCTGCGTATGCTGGCGCGAGTTGATACCGGCATCGTGATGGATGACCTCGACATCGGCCTCATCGCCGATCGCGTGCAGCGCCACCCATGGGTGCAGCATGTTGACGTGCGGCAGCGCCGATCCGCTCGTACGCTGGTGCTCGGCGTGACCGAGCGAACGCCTGCAGCGCTCGTCATTCAGGACAACCGCCCTGCCTTTTACCTCGACCCCGCGGGATATGCGATGCCGCTGGTCGATAGCACGTCGTTCGACGTTCCGCTCGTTCGCGGAATGGCGGCGGACTACCATCCATTGAATAGTGTTGCCGGTGATGGGTTGGCCAATTTTCTGCAGACGCTCGATGGGCACGCAGCAGCCTCAATCATCACCGAGATCGACGTATTCGCGAACGATCGAATTCGTGTGTATACTCGACCCACGGAGAATCATCCATCTGTTGTCGCTGATCTCGGTCGCGAGCAGTTCGGTGTCCGGCTTAAGCGGCTCGTAGCGTTCCATGCCCAGGTGCTGCAGGCGGGCCCAGATCCGCCCGTCGGATACGTCGATCTTCGTTACGACAACCAGATTGTAACTCGAGAAGCCACTGCCGACCGCCGCTCCGTTGCAAGCTGA